A region of Methyloversatilis discipulorum DNA encodes the following proteins:
- the asd gene encoding archaetidylserine decarboxylase (Phosphatidylserine decarboxylase is synthesized as a single chain precursor. Generation of the pyruvoyl active site from a Ser is coupled to cleavage of a Gly-Ser bond between the larger (beta) and smaller (alpha chains). It is an integral membrane protein.) — protein MTARALFQRLLANDALNFALTNRVPRAALTRLFGGFSKIDHPWVRHVSIALWKAFGDVDLSEAKKTHFSSLHDAFIRELRDGARPLDPRPEVLVSPCDAIVGALGRIDGDTLLQAKGMRYTLGELLGDETLAAQLRDGHYVTLRITASMYHRFHAPADCRVEQVRYFPGDTWNVNPPALDRVERLYCRNERAVLTARMYNGTPLVLVPVAAILVASLRLHCVDLTLHAGYAGPHRLSCDSSVRRGEEMGWFEHGSTIIVLLPAQAALAPQVRTGERIRMGQALFAPPPADRV, from the coding sequence GTCTGCTGGCCAACGACGCGCTGAATTTCGCGCTCACCAATCGCGTCCCGCGCGCGGCACTCACCCGCCTCTTCGGCGGGTTCAGCAAGATCGACCATCCGTGGGTGCGCCACGTGTCGATTGCACTGTGGAAGGCCTTCGGCGATGTCGATCTGTCGGAGGCGAAGAAGACGCACTTCTCCAGCCTGCACGACGCCTTCATCCGCGAACTGCGCGACGGCGCCCGGCCTCTCGACCCGCGGCCCGAAGTACTGGTGAGCCCCTGCGACGCCATCGTCGGCGCCCTCGGTCGCATCGACGGCGACACGCTGCTGCAGGCCAAGGGCATGCGCTACACGCTGGGCGAACTGCTGGGCGACGAGACGCTGGCAGCGCAGCTGCGCGACGGGCACTACGTGACGCTGCGCATCACGGCGTCGATGTACCACCGCTTCCACGCGCCGGCGGACTGCCGCGTCGAGCAGGTGCGCTACTTTCCGGGCGACACCTGGAACGTGAATCCGCCGGCGCTGGACCGTGTCGAGCGGCTCTACTGCCGCAACGAACGCGCCGTGCTGACGGCGCGGATGTACAACGGCACGCCGCTGGTGCTGGTGCCGGTGGCTGCCATCCTGGTCGCCAGCCTGCGTCTGCACTGCGTCGACCTGACGCTGCATGCGGGCTACGCCGGGCCGCACCGTCTGAGCTGCGATTCGTCCGTTCGCCGGGGTGAGGAGATGGGCTGGTTCGAGCACGGCTCGACCATCATCGTGCTGCTGCCCGCCCAGGCAGCGCTGGCACCGCAGGTTCGCACCGGCGAGCGCATACGGATGGGTCAGGCGCTGTTCGCGCCGCCGCCCGCGGACCGCGTGTAG